A region of the Blattabacterium cuenoti genome:
CTTTTAAAATTTTCTTCTGGACGAAACAAAAAAATTTCTTCATTTTTATCTTTATAAGCTTTCATTCCTTCGAAAACCGCCTGTCCATAATGAAATACAAGAGATTTTGGAGAAAGGTTTATATTTTCGAATGGTTTAATGATTGAATTCTTCCATTCTCCGTTTCTAAACTCTGAACAAAACATGTGATCCGAACAATGATTTCCAAAAGAAATATTGTTAAAATCTATCTCATCTATCCTAGAATGTAAGGTTTTTTCTATTTTCATAACGTAAAAAAAACTTTATCTTTATTAAGATACCAAAGGTAATGAATAATAAATATTTTATTTTTTTTTAAAAAAAATATTAATAATCATAAATTTTCTAACTATCCTGCATAATTTTTAATACTTTTTCTACAATATTTTCAACAGATGGTTTTGAAAAATAATCTCCATCAGATCCATATGGAGGACGATGCTCTTGAGCCGTAATTGTAATAGGAGGATTATCTAAATAATAGTATCCGTTTTGTTCTTCTAATATTTTTTGGAGTATATAAGCAGAAGCCCCTCCTGGAACATCTTCATCTATAATTAATAATCTATTTGTTTTTCTTAAGCTTTTTCCAATATTCTTTTGAAGATCAAAAGGCAATAGAGATTGAATATCAATGATTTCAGGATCAATATTTATTTTAGATAATTCTTCTGCGGCCTCATGGACAATTCTCCATGTAGAACCATAAGTAACAATTGTAATATCTTTTCCTATTTTAGTCACTTCTGCTATTCCAATAGGAGTTCTAAAATAACCTAAGTTTTCCGGAAGTTTTTCCTTTATTCTATAACCATTTAGACATTCAATCACTAAAGCTGGATCATCTCCAGCTAGAAGAGTATTATAAAAGCCTGCAGCTTTTACCATATTTCTTGGAACAAGTACAAAAATCCCTCTTAAATAATTGATGATACCTCCCATAGGAGAACCAGAATGCCATATTCCTTCTAAACGATGTCCTCTTGTTCGAATAATAACGGGAGATTTTTGCCCTCCTTTTGTTCTGTATTGCAAACAAGCCAGATCATCACTCATAATTTGCAAAGCATACAGAATATAATCTAAATATTGAATTTCAACTATAGGACGAAGTCCACGCAAAGCAAGACCAATTCCCTGTCCAAGAATAGTAGATTCACGTATTCCCGTATCGAAAACTCGTGATTCTCCATATTTTTTTTGAAGACCTTCTAATCCTTGATTTACGTCTCCAATTTTACCGACATCTTCTCCAAAGATTAAAAGATCTGGGTATAATTCTAATAACTTATCAAAATTCTCTCTTAAAACGATTCTTCCGTCTACTTCACAACAATTTTTCTTATTATATACAGGAAAAACTTCGGTAATTTTTACGGAAGCTTTTTCAGAAATGCTATATAAATGTGAAGAATAATTCTCTTTTTCTTCATGGTATTTTTTTTTAAACCATTTTATCAGACATTCTTTCTGATAAGATTCTTCTTTCGACAGAAGATACAAAGATCTTCTGACAACACTAAAAATGGATCTTTTCGTATGTAACTGTTTGATAGTAAGCAATTCTTTGACAGAATTTTTTATCCATTTCTTACGTGGAAATGCATATTGCAATTTTTGCAAAATCCGAATAGCTTCATTTTTTATTTTTTCAATAGGCTTTTGAAACGCTTCCCAAGCTTTTCTTTGTTCTTGAAGAACATATTCTTTGGCTTCTACATCTATTTTATTCATAGAATCTCCATTTGCAATCTTTTTAAAAAAGCCAGTGTCTGTTTTAAACTGAAAATTCAAAATCCAATCCCTAAATTTTTTGATTCCATCATTTTTCATTTCCCATTCTAAACGCTCTTTAGATTTATATCGTTCATGTGACGAAGAGGTAGAATGTCCTTGTGGTTGGGTAAGATTCGTCACATGAATGATAACTGGAATATGTTCATGACGAGCTATTTGATCTGCTTGAACATACGTTTTTGTAAGATCCATGTAATTGGATCCATTTACACGAAGAATTTCTATCCCATTTTCTTCTTTATTTCTCTGAAAACCTGATAAAAGATCGCTAATATTTCGTTTTGAAAATTGATACTTATTAGGAACGGATATTCCATACTCATCATCCCAAATAGAAAGGATAATAGGTATTTGTAATACGGAAGCTGCATTCACGGTTTCCCAAAACAACCCTTCAGAAATGCTGGCATTTCCAATAGTTCCAAAAGCGACTTCATTTCCATTATGAGAAAACATTTTATGTGTTTTCTTCAAATTTTTTAATTTCTTATAAATTTTAGAAGCTTGAGCCAGACCTAATAGTCTTGGCATTTGTCCAGCTGTAGAAGAAATATCTGCACTAGAGTTTTTTTGGGTGATGAGGTTTTTCCAACTTCCATCTTTGTTCAGAAGACGTGTTCCAAAATGAGAAGTCATCATTCTACCAGAAGAAACAGGTTCTGCTTCTAAATCAGAATGCGCATATAATTGAGAAAAAAAACTTCTTACATTTAAAACTCCAATAGCCATCATAAAAGTTTGATCTCTATAATATCCAGATCTAAAGTCACCATTTTTAAAAACTTTAGCCATAGCTAGTTGAGGAATTTCTTTTCCATCTCCAAATATTCCGAATTTAGCTCTTCCATTTAAGACTTCTTTACGACCTAAAAGACTTGTTTCACGACTGATTCTTGCTAATTTATAATCAGTCAAAATCATTTTTCGAAACAAATCGAAAGAGGTTTTCCCATCATTTATCTCCATTCCATATTTTATACTATTTGTATTCATTAAATACTAATTTTTTTTTTATGAAAATACAGTTTTCAGATTCTTATAAAAGAAAAAATAAAGTTTATTTTTAATATATTGCTTAATAAAGAAAAAAAATGATCTCTCACATGATGGGAAAAATCACATTGGCTATCATAAAGCCTGATTCTGTTGAAAAAGGATATATAGGGCCTATTTTGTTTCATATAGTCAATGCAGGATTTCATATTATGGCACTTAAAATGACGGATCTCTCTAAAAGATCTGCAAAAAAATTTTATGCAGAACATAAAAAAAGTCTTTTTTTCGATTCTTTAGTGAACTTTATGTCTTCCGGACCAATAGTCTCTATTATTCTAGAAAAAGAAAATGCAGTAGAAGATTTTAGAATTTTAATAGGAGATACAAATCCCATTCATGCAGCTGAAGGGACTATACGAAAGTTATATGCAAGTTCTTTAGAAAAAAATGCGATTCATGGATCAGATAGTAATCAAAATGCTGTTAGAGAATGTCTATTTTATTTCTCTCATCGAGAAATTTACTGGTAATTCAACTTCATTTCAAAAATTTGTATTTTGTATAATTAAAATTATAAAATGAAAAAAAGTTTTTTAATTATTATTTCCACTATATTCATCTTAATATTTGTAATCAGTTTATGGATAACTGAAACATATAATCAACTAGTCAAATTGAATGAAAAGATAAAAACACAATGGAGTCAAGTGGAAAACGTTTATCAAAGACGAGCAGACTTAATTCCAAACTTAGTAAAAACGGTAAAAGGATCTGCTAATTTTGAAAAAAACACTCTGAATCAAGTCATAGAAGCAAGAACAAAAACCACTTCCATGAATATCAATCCCAATAATTTAAATCAAGATCAAATAAGCAAGTTTCAAAGAGCGCAAGAAGGATTACAAAGTTCTCTTAGCAGATTATTATTAATTGTAGAAAATTATCCTCATTTAAAATCAACACAAAATTTTTTAGAATTACAAAATCAATTAGAAGGAACAGAAAATCGTATTAATGTGGAAAGGAACCGTTTTAATGATCAAGTCAATCATTTTAATACTTATAGAAATAAATTTCCAAAAATTATCATCGCGAATTTTTTTCCTCAATTTAGAGAAAAAGGATATTTCAAATCTCAAATAGAATCAGAAAAAGCTCCTATTATAAATTTTCAGGATTAAAAAAAATGGAAAAAAAATTTTAGATGAAAAAAATTCTAAAAGAGATTAGTAAAATTTTACTCATTTTACTAATTTTCACAAATTTCGTACAAGGACAATTAAATATTCCGGATAATCCAAAAAAAATATATCCCGTTTACGACTATGCAGGAGTTTTATCCCACCCTCAAATACAAAAATTAAATGAAAGACTCATTCAATATTCAAAAAAAACCTCTACAGAAATTTTAATTTCTATTGTTCCAGATCTTTATGGAGAAGATCCAAATTTTTTAGCTTCTAAATGGGGGAATAAATGGCATATTGGAAAAAAATATAAAAACAATGGAATTATCATATTATTATCTATTAACGATAAAAAAATCTCCATTCAAAATGGATACGGAATAGAACCCTACTTGACCGATTTTACCACTCGACGACTCATCCAAAAAATAAAACCTCTTTTAAAAAAAAATCTATACTATGAAGCTATAGATATCAGTCTGAAAGAAATATTCAGAACCATGAAAAATGAATATATAAACAAGGAAAACAAAAAAAATCATTTTTCCAAATGGAATTTGGCTTTTTCTATTAGTGTTTTTTTGATTATGTTTTTTTTCTTATATAAAAAAGTAATCGACCCAACATCATTATTAAATATATTATTTTTAACGAATATTACGAATCTTATAAAAAAATCTTCCGATAATGAAGATAGTTTTGACGGATTCGGAGAAGGTGGAAATTTTGGAGGTGGTGGATCATGCGAAAACTGGTGATCTAATCTAAATTTTTATTTTTTCTTTTTAAGAATTCTTCAAGATGAACTATTTTTTTCAAAGTATCACTTTCTTTCTTTTTTTCCTTTAAAAGGATTTCTTTTGGAACAGATTTCACATATTTATTGTTGGATAAATTCTTCCGGATCATAGATAATAAATTATAAAAATATTGAATTTTTTTTTCAATTTGAATAAGATCTATTTTATTAGAAGAATACTTTCTATCTAAATAAAGAAAATATTTATCCGTTCCTAAAAAAAAGGAAAAAAATTGTTCTTTTTTAGGTTTTTTTAAAACATGAATGATTTGAGATAAATTTGCTAATTTTAATATTATAGAATGGTATTCTTTCTCTATTCCTTCTTTCATGTAAAAGAAAACTAAACTTTTTTTATAAGGAATATTCATTTTATTTCTTATAGAACGTATTTGAGATATAATTTGAACTGCCTTTTCAAAAGAAACTAAAATTTTCTGATTATAGGATTTTTTTTTAGGCCAAGAAGAAATAATTAAAGCTTCTTCTCTTGTTCTTTTTTGAAGAAGACTCCAAATTTCTTCGGAAAGAAAAGGCATATATGGATGTAATAGTTTTAACACATTCTCAAACCACTTAATTGTATTTGAATAGACTGGTTTCGATATCCCTTTTCCAAAAACAGGTTTAATAATTTCAAGAAACCAAGAACAAAAATCATTCCAAATTAACTTATATAAAATCATCAATGATTCATCAAATTTATATTGATGAAAATTTTTTTCAAAAATTTCTAAAACATGATAAAAACGATTTTCAAACCATCTAATAGCCTTTTTAGATGCTTCAGGAAAATCTTTATTTTTTTCTTCTATTTTCCAACTTTTTATCAAACGAAAAGCATTCCATATCTTATTAGAAAAATTTCTTCCTAGTAAACAGATATTTTCCTCAAAATGAAAATCTTTTCCTGCACTAGCTCTTAGCATAATCCCCATACGAACAGCATCTGCTCCATATTTTTCAATTAAATCTACAGGATTTGGAGAATTATTTAGAGATTTAGATATTTTCTGATTTTTATCATCTCTTACTATTCCAGTAAAAAAAACCCTTTTAAATGGTTTTTGTTTTCTGAAAAAAAAACCAGCCATAATCATACGCGAAACCCAAAAAAACAAGATATCTGAACCTGTAACTAAATCTTCAGTAGGATAGTAATAAGATATTTCTCGATTATGAGGATGAATAATTCCATCAAAAACAGACATAGGTAAGATCCAGGAAGAAAACCATGTATCTAAAACATCTGATTCTTGTCTAATTTCATTTTCCTTTAAATGAGGATCATGACTCTTAATTTTCGCTTTTATTAAGGCTTGTTCCAAATTTTCTGCTACTACAAAATCATTTTTTGAATTTCCATAATAATAAACTGGGATACGATGTCCCCACCACAATTGTCTAGATATATTCCAATCACGAATTTTATCCATCCACTGAAAATAAATTTTTTTAAATTTACTTGGATAAAATTGGATTTCTCCATTTTTAACTGCTTCTACAGCAGGAATAGACATTTTTTTCATCTTTAGAAACCATTGAAGAGACAATTTTTGTTCTACTACGGTTTTTGTTCTTTCTGAGAATCCAATTTTTTGATTAAAGTTATCTACCTTAGACAAAACTTCTAAGCTAGATAACTCTTTGATTATATTTTTCCTCACTTCAAAACGATCCATTCCTTGATAATGAAGACATTTTTCATTGAGAGTTGCATCCTCATTGAAAATGTCAATTATCTCTAAATGATATGTATCAGCAATAGCTTTATCATTGATGTCATGAGCTGGAGTGATTTTTAAACATCCTGATCCAAAAGATGGATCTACGTATGAATCTTGAATAATAGGTATCAATCGATTGATTATTGGGATTCTTGCGTATTTTCCCTTTAAATGAAAATAACGATTGTCATCTGGATGGAAACAAATAGCTGTATCCCCAAACATGGTTTCAGGACGAGTCGTAGCAATAGTCACAAAATATTTTTCCCCTTCTATTGGATATTTTATATAAAAAAGTTTTCCTTTTTGTTCTCGATAGAAGACTTCTTCATCCGAAATAGTCGTTTTAGCTTCTGGATCCCAATTTACTACACGATAACCCCTGTATATATATCCCTGATTATATAAATCTATAAAAACTTCTGTAACAGATTTGGATAATTTATTGTTCATAGTAAATTGAACACGGTTCCAATCACAAGAACACCCCAATTTTTTTAGTTGATTTAAAATAATGTTCTTATGTTTTTCAGACCATTCCGAAACATGTGATAAAAATTTCTCTCTTCCTATAAGAATTTTAGACAATCCTTTTTCCTTTAATTGATGAACTACTTTTGCTTCTGTGGCAATAGAAGCATGATCCATCCCAGGAATCCAACAAGGATTGTATCCTTTCATTCTTGCATATCTAATCAATATGTCCTGTATAGTATTATTCAAAATATGTCCAATATGAAGAACTCCAGTAATATTAGGAGGCGGCATCAAAATTGTATAAGGGGCCTTCTTTCCCGGTAAAGAAAAAAAGTAATTTTCATTCATCCAATGATGATAGATTCTTTTTTCTACAGATTTTGGATCATATTTAATTGGAATATCCATAAATTTAAAAATATAAAAAAAAATGAAAATTATACTAATTTCTGCTATTTCTAGCAATGGCTTTATAGGAAAAAATAATCAATTAATGTGGCATTTACCAAATGATTTAAAACGTTTCAAAAATATGACTTTTGGAGAAACCATTCTGATGGGTCGGAAAACTTTTGAATCCATTGGGAAAATTCTTCCAGGAAGAAGAAATATTATACTCACAAAAAAAAATAAAATACATTTTTTTTCCTCGAATAAGACTAATCCTTGCGGAACTTTTGAAGTTTATTCTTCTTTGAAACAAGTTTATGACTTAAATTATAAAAAAATATTTGTGATAGGAGGAGAAGAAATCTATACTTCTACTATAGATAAAGCTCATATCATAGAATTAACTGTAATTCACAAAAAATTTTACGGAGATGCAAAATTTCCAAAAATTTCTCTTAGGAAGTGGAAAAAAAAATATGAATTTTTTCATGAAAAAGATAAACATCATTTATATAATTACAGTTTTATACAATATGAAAGAAAAGACTAATTATTTATTCTCTTCTATCTAGTTCTTTTTTGATCCTGGCCGCCAGTTCGTAACATTCATTTACAACTGCATGATTTAATAAAACGTTCAGATCTCTTTCTGTCATTTTTTCTAAATCTTTTTGACTGTTTTCTTTTTTAAAAGAAAGTTGAACAGAATTTTCAATCCCTCCTTCTGAAGAGGTCTCATTTTCTTTATTTTCGATAGGAAATCCATTTTCAAAATAAATTCCAGCCTTATCAAATATTTCTTTTGTAGTATAAATGGGAGCTTGAAATCGCACAGCTAAAGCTACCGCATCGGATGTTTTGGAATCTATTTTATGTTCTTTATTTTCTCCTTCAAACAGGATATAAGAAAAAAATATTCCATTGAGTAATTTATATATAACAACTGCTTTTAACTTTATATGAAATGCTTTCGAAAAAGTGATAAATAGATCATGTGTAAAAGATCTAGATGGATCTCTTTTTCCTAGAGCATAAGCAATAGATTGAGCCTGCAAACTCTCTATGATAATAGGAAGTTTTATTCTTCCAGATTCTTCTTCCAGTAATAAAACATATATTCCAGATTGTATTTGACTTAAGGAGATTCCACGTATAGCTAATCTGATAAGTTGTTCCATAGAATAGAAAAAATATATATCACCAAATATACTAAATTTGGAAGTAAATTTTATGGATTTTAAAAATAGGAATATATAAAATTCTTTGTAAAAATTGTTGCTAGATGTAATAATTTTTTTTATATATTTAAGATTCAAGAATCCTAATCGTATACTGTAACTATGCAACTATTTAAAATTTTTATTATGAATACTTCTATTAGATTTCTAATTCCAACAATTTTTCTATCGTTAGGAGTTTTTCTCGTCTCCTGTAATGATGAGATCACTTCTGTTGATGAATCTGTAAATAAAAAAAAAACAGAAGATTCCCCTTTTATTCCTCCTCCTACAGGTCCTTCTTTTGCTAGCTCTAATCCAATAACTCCGACCCCCCCCGCACCCACTCCTCAGAAGCCTCATTTTATTCCTACTGATCCTCCTTCTAATGGAGATAAACCTTCTTCTTCGGTTTCTACTGCTCATTTTTATTCCGAAGATTTGTCTAAAAGAATAAAAGAGATCGGTGAAAAAATAGAAAGATTAGAAAAAGAAAGCGAGTTTCATCATCATGACTTCTATCAGATGGTTGGGGTACAAAAAGGATTATTGAATGAAGTGAAAAGAAAAAAAACGGTCATGAAATCTAAACCTTATGGTTCAGCAGAACACATACAAGCTCGAAAAGAATTTGAAGATCAAAAACAATTAGGAAAAGAAAGATTAAAAATACTTAAAGAAAAAAATTTATTTTTGAGTCAACTAACTAAATCTATAACAGAGGCTAAAAATGAACAACTTGCTCTTCAAAAAATGCAAGAAGATTTCCTTCAAAAAAAAAATAATTTAACTAACACAGAGGAAAAAAAGAACTGATTGATTGATTATATCAAATTAAAAAACGGAAAAGCGAAGATATTAGATTAGGCTTCCTTTTCCGTTATTATTTTATAACAGTTGAGAACTTTTACATTATGATGAAAGAAAAAACTTTTCGTGAAGTCCTAGCAGAAGCTATGAGTGAAGAAATGAGAAGAGATAAGGCGGTCTACCTTATGGGAGAAGAAGTGGCTCAATATAATGGAGCTTATAAAGCTTCCAAAGGAATGCTTGAAGAATTTGGCCCAAAAAGAGTTATCGATACACCTATATCAGAATTAGGATTTTCTGGAATAGGAGTAGGTTCTGCCATGAACGGATGCAGACCTATTATTGAATTTATGACTTTTAATTTCTCTTTAGTCGCCATGGACCAAATTATTAATAATGCGGCAAAAATCCGTTATATGAGTGGGGGGCAATGGAATATTCCTATTGTTTTTAGAGGTCCTACTGGATCTGCTGGACAATTAGGAGCTACGCATTCTCAATCTTTTGAAAGTTGGTATGCTAGTTGTCCTGGATTAAAAGTAGTAATTCCATGTAATCCATATGATGCTAAAGGACTTTTAAAATCCGCTATAAGAGATAACAATCCCGTAATTTTTATGGAATCTGAACAAATGTATGGGGATAAAATGATGATTCCAGAAGAAGAATATATTCTTCCTATTGGAAAAGCTGAAGTAAAAAAAGAAGGAACAGATATTAGTTTAGTTTCTTTTGGAAAGATAATGAAAATGGCCTTAAACATTGCCAATAAATTAGATCGAGAAAACATCAGTGTAGAAGTCATAGATATTCGGACTATTCGTCCGTTAGATTATGAGTCTATACTTTTTTCTGTGAAAAAAACTAATCGTTTAGTGATTTTAGAGGAATCCTGGCCTTTTTCTTCAATAGCTTCTGAAGTCTCTTATGTTATACAAAAAAAAGCGTTTGACTACTTGGATGCGCCTATCAGTAGAATTACTCTACTTGATACTCCTGCACCTTATTCTTCTAATTTAATTAAAGCTTGGTTTCCAAATGAAGAAAAAATAATAAAGACTATAAAAGAAACCCTTTACATTATCTAATTAATACACAGCTTGAACTATCTGATAAATATTTTCTGGTTTGTCCATGGTGTAATAATGGATCACTTCAACTCCAGAATCTTTTAGTTCTTTAGATTGTTGGATCGCCCATTCAATTCCAATATGAGAAACCATTTTTTTATCTTTTACTTTTTCAATTTCTTTCACTAATTCATGAGGAATATTTAAATAAAAACGAGAAGGAAGACTATTTAACTGTTTTTTAGAAGAAATTGGTTTAATTCCAGGTATGATAGGTACATCCACTCCTTCTGATCTACATTTTTTTACAAAAGAAAAGTATTTTTTATTATCAAAAAACATTTGAGTGACAATATAATTAGCTCCTGCTTCCACTTTTTTCTTTAAAAAAAACAAATCACTTTCCATATTTGGCGCTTCTAAATGTTTTTCTGGATATCCAGCTATTCCAATACAAAAATCAAATAATGGAGAATCTTTTTGTTCGAAAGTATTATCAAGGTACTTCCCCATGTTCAAGTTTTGAACTTGTTCAACCAATTCTACAGCATATTGATGACCGTTTTTTTTCGAAAAAAAACTCTTTTCAGATTTTAAAGGATCTCCTCGAAGAACTAAAACATTGTCTATTCCTAAAAAATTTAGATCTATTAAAGCATTTTCCGTCATTTGTCTATTGAATCCACCACAAATGAGGTGTGGAACCGCATCTATTCCATATTTATTCATAATAGCCGCACAAATTCCTACAGTTCCTGGACGTCTTGAAATAGTTTTTCTTTGTAAAAGTCCATTTTCTTTTTCTACATAAATAAATTCCTCACGATGATATGTGACATCAATAAAAGGAGGATTAAATTCCATTAGAGGATCTAATGTAGAAAAAATATCTTTGATGTCATGTCCTCTTAAAGGAGGTAGTATTTCAAAAGAAAATAAACTCTTTTTAGCTTTAGCTATATGATCAGTTACTTTCATTTTTTTATTTAATATTATCAAATCCTGTATAAGGAACTAAGACCTTAGGAATATTAATTTGATTGACTGTTTGATTATTTTCTAATAAAGCTGCCATAATCCTTGGTAAAGCCAAAGCACTTCCATTAAGAGTATGACATAATTCTATTTTTCCTGTCATGTTTTTGTATCTAAGATTTAATCTATTAGATTGAAAATTAGTACAATTAGAAATTGAACTAACTTCTAACCATTTTTTTTGTGCCATAGAATACACTTCAAAATCATAAGTTATTGCAGAAGCAAATCCTAAATCTTTTCCGATTAAACGAATCAGACGAAATGGTAATTCTAAAGATTTCAAAATGTTTTGAACGTGTAAAATCATTTCCTCTAAATAATAAAAAGAAGTATCAGAAGTAGTAATTTGAATAACTTCTACTTTTTCGAATTGATGCAGTCTATTTAATCCTCGTACTTTAGATCCATAAGATCCAGCTTCTCTTCTAAAACAAGATGTATACGTAGTGGCTTTTATAGGTAAGTCTCTATAATTTAATAGATTATTTCTATAACAGTTCATAAGAGGAATTTCTCCAGTTGGAATAAGATAAAAATTATCTTTTTCTATAAAATACATTTGACCTTCTTTATCCGGAATTTGGCCTGTAGAATAGCCTGATATTTCATTAATAAGATAAGGAAAACTGTACTCCTTATAAGAAGCTTGTATATTTTTATCTAAGAAATATTGAATTAAACTTCTTTGCAGTTTAGCGCCTCTTCCAATATATACTGGAAATCCAGATCCACATATTTTTGCTCCTAAATATAAATCAAATAACTGAAATTTTTTTGCTAACTCCCAATGAGGAAGAGCATTTTCAATTTTTATTGAATCAGGAGGTGCTTCTTGAAAAAGAAAATCGTCTTTTTCTAAATTCTTTTTTACTATTTCATCAGGAATATTAGGAATTTGATCTAATTTTTTTTCTAAATTTTGAATAATATTTTTTAATTGAATACGAAGATTTTTTTTTTTCTTTTTTAAAGAAGAAGATTCATCTTTTAAAGATTTTATTAGAAATTTTTTTCCATTTTTATCACCTATAATATGGCTTATTTCTTTGGAAATTTTATTTTCATTCTCTGAGATTTTATTGATCTCATATTGTATTTGTTTCTTCCTATTATCTAAGATGAGGATCTCATCTATTAAGTTTCTTTTTTCAAATTTTCTTTTTTCTAGTCCTGATAAAATTTTTTCCCTGTTTTTACGTATGAAAGAGACTTGAAGCATAGAGAAAATTAAAATCGTATTTCTAAGTCTTCACAAGATACAAATAATATATTTTCTATCTTTGCATAATGCGTGAATCTTTTTTTCATAAAAAATTTGATCAATACTTTTTAAAAGACAAAAATATAGCTAAGAAAATTGTCAAGAATCTTTCTTATAAAAATTATAATACTGTAGTTGAAATAGGTCCAGGATTAGGAATATTGACTCGTTATTTATTAACTCCATGGAACAAACTATTTTTAATAGAAATTGATAAAAAATTAATCCTGTTTTTAAGAAAAAATTTTTCAGTTTCTAAAAATCAAATCATACATAAAGATTTTTTACAATGGAATCCTGAAGAAATGAATCTAACAAATTTCGCAATAATTGGAAATTTTCCTTATAGAATTTCTTCTCAAATTTTATTTCATATATTAAAATATAATCAATATATCCCAGAATGTATTGGGATGTTTCAAAAAGAAGTAGCAGAACGTATCACATCTCATGAAGGAAATAAAACCTATGGAATTTTATCTGTTCTCGTACAAACATTTTATGAAGTGAAATATCTGTTTACAGTAAATAAACATGTTTTTTTTCCTATTCCAAATGTAAAATCTGCCGTAATTTCCTTAAAGAAAAAAGAAAGAAAAATTTTCTGTAATAAGGATCTTTTATTTCAATGTGTAAAAATAGCTTTTAATCAAAGAAGGAAAACATTAAAAAATGCTTTACAATATTTTATTAAAGAAATACCAAATTATTATAACCTCCCATTCTTAAATAAAAGAGCAGAACAATTATCTGTAAAAGATTTTCTTCAATTAACAAAAGAAATAGAAAATAGAAAATGACTCAATTATTAAATGGAAATAAATTAGCTCTCGATATAAGAAAAGAAATTTCCGATGAAATAGAAAAAAGCATACGAAATA
Encoded here:
- the rsmA gene encoding 16S rRNA (adenine(1518)-N(6)/adenine(1519)-N(6))-dimethyltransferase RsmA, with amino-acid sequence MRESFFHKKFDQYFLKDKNIAKKIVKNLSYKNYNTVVEIGPGLGILTRYLLTPWNKLFLIEIDKKLILFLRKNFSVSKNQIIHKDFLQWNPEEMNLTNFAIIGNFPYRISSQILFHILKYNQYIPECIGMFQKEVAERITSHEGNKTYGILSVLVQTFYEVKYLFTVNKHVFFPIPNVKSAVISLKKKERKIFCNKDLLFQCVKIAFNQRRKTLKNALQYFIKEIPNYYNLPFLNKRAEQLSVKDFLQLTKEIENRK
- the serS gene encoding serine--tRNA ligase, translating into MLQVSFIRKNREKILSGLEKRKFEKRNLIDEILILDNRKKQIQYEINKISENENKISKEISHIIGDKNGKKFLIKSLKDESSSLKKKKKNLRIQLKNIIQNLEKKLDQIPNIPDEIVKKNLEKDDFLFQEAPPDSIKIENALPHWELAKKFQLFDLYLGAKICGSGFPVYIGRGAKLQRSLIQYFLDKNIQASYKEYSFPYLINEISGYSTGQIPDKEGQMYFIEKDNFYLIPTGEIPLMNCYRNNLLNYRDLPIKATTYTSCFRREAGSYGSKVRGLNRLHQFEKVEVIQITTSDTSFYYLEEMILHVQNILKSLELPFRLIRLIGKDLGFASAITYDFEVYSMAQKKWLEVSSISNCTNFQSNRLNLRYKNMTGKIELCHTLNGSALALPRIMAALLENNQTVNQINIPKVLVPYTGFDNIK